A segment of the Saccopteryx leptura isolate mSacLep1 chromosome 11, mSacLep1_pri_phased_curated, whole genome shotgun sequence genome:
GTTTGTCCTGCCCAAAAATAGGTCAAAAGAGgttatttctgggccctggctggttggttcagcggtagatcgtcggcctggcgtgcgggggacccgggttcgattcccggccagggcacataggagaagcgcccatttgcttctccacccccccccctctccttctctctgtctctctcttcccctcccgcagccaaggctccattggagcaaagatggcccgggcgctggggatggctccttggcctttgccccaggctctagagtggctctggtcgctgcaaaagcgacgccccagaggggcagagcatcgccccctggtgggcagagcgtcgcccctggtgggcgtgccgggtggatcccggccgggcgcatgcgggagtctgtctgactgtctctccccgttttcagcttcagaaaaatacaaaaaaaaaaaaaaaaaaagaggttatctCTGAAAATCTGTTATTGTGGGCAAGGCCCCATTTTCAAGGTCATCTAGGTACTTAAGTTAGGAGAAGTTTCTCTTAAGCCTTAGACTATAGTTGCCTTTGGCTCAAGACAATCCTTATATCACAGAGACACATCGTGGGGTGATGAGCTCTGAACCCCCACAGAGGGACTAATTTGGAATATCTGGGGGAAGACAATACTGGGCATGATCACTAAACCCCCTGgggagtttgagaaccactgtcttagactTCTCACAGGTCTTCATTTTGGGTTGGTGATCGCAGCTTTGTGGGGCACGCACCGCGCACGAGAGGCTTTGCGCAGGAACATGGTCTTACTTTTGAACCTTGTAACAACAGCCACTCAGGTAGGAATggctatccccattttacagttgaggaaaccgaggcttggAGAGGTTAAATAGCTAACCTAGGATCACAAATCTATCAAGGAGCAGGGCAGACTTACCCTGTGATTCTTCCACTAGGCTTGTTGCCTGCTGGCCTACTTAATTTGGTTTTCCTTAACATATCATTATGCAAATCGACCTGTGTAGTCAGTCCTTCTAgccaaaaaaaggggaaaaaaagtgtgaagcaaaagagaagaacagagcaaggggaaaggagaagaggacaGTACCGGTACTGGGAAACTCTGCCTCTGGGCTGTCAGTCAAGGCAAGGGGTGGGGCCAGGGCGGACAGGTTCCTGCAGTCAAGGGggtagggaaggggaagggtcaGCCAGGGTAGCAGGCCCTGGGATGAGGGTTTGTGTGGCCACTGAAATGTCTCACAATGGAGTGGAAGAAAACCAACACCCGCAGGTGGATTCTATTCCCTTCAAATTGCCCGGGAGGGGTTTGACATGCTGGTTTTTAGCACCCCCCCATGCTGACTCAGTAGGTCTCAGCTGCACCCAGGGCGCTTCCTTTTCAGCAAGCTTTCTAGTCTGATGTTGGTGTTTTTAAATCACGTTCTGAAAAACATTGAACTGAAAAGCTGATTCACAAATGTCAAGATGATCTCTTTGGAAAAAAGAATTGCTTGAGGAATATGTGTAGTTAAAGTAAATTCTAAAATGCAGAAGAGTGAAAGGAAAAACAATCCCTGGAAATCCTAGCAGTCAGGGATGCTATGACCACCCTTTTGATGATACTCTTCCACATTTGTCCTGTGTGTTGTGTGCATCCTGTATATAGATGGGGACATGTACCATATATTACTCTGTAACttgctttttgtatttaacaATATGTCTTAACACACCCTTCCATGTCAATAAATATAAGTTTACATCGTATTTATGGCAGATTTCAGGTATCAGTGGATATACTACTTGCTTTGGGCAATGGTCTGGGACCTTTTACCTCTTCTTCAACCTGCTCTGTCTTGCAGACACCCACTCTCCCCTTGGGTAAGGCCAGAACTTGGGGCTCCTTTCAGAACCCCGATGTCTTGCATTCAGCTTCACGCTACAGAATCCTCACTGGGCAGGGGTGTGAGGAGCTCTCGGCTGGTTCTGGGCAGGGAGCATCCTCCCCGATCATCTGAAAGCAGGCAAGGGAACTTCCAGCTGCTGACGCCAGTACTGAAGGTTTCTGGCTGCCAAGGCCACTGAATCTGCAAGTTGCAGCTTTTCATTACACTGAGTGTCCACCCTGagtcccacccccaccttccacCCACGGGAGCCCTGTGGGGACTGGGCTCCCAGCTGTCTCAAGGATTGAAACCACAAGACAAGTGACATCGCAGCAGCAGCCTGTGAACAGCATGGcctccctcaggctctcccagcCCTGCAGGCTCCAGGCCCCTAGACAACTGCAAAGTTCAAATCTATGGCTACTTGGAAGTGCATTTGGGAACAATCAGGGGCCTCTGACCTCTGACTTGTGACCCCCAaggcctccctctctgccccagaATCTGGGCTTGAGTCCTTGGAGCCAAAGAGGGGGAAACAAAAATGTTGTTGTAAGGCCTGTTtctgagaagaaataaatttaaaatacaatcaCAAGTAAACTTTCCAAAAAGAAGTAATTGGGATAATTGGTTTCAGTctgagaaataaacaaacaacaaagcgAGCCCTTTAACCTCCCATTTGGGGCTGTAGAGGGGGCCTGCGTTTGTATTTTCCTGATGCTCTTTATGACCCGCAGGCTGGCCTCTCTCTGTGTCAGGACCAGGGCGGCACAAAGCCTCGGTAATAACAGAGCAGTTTCGGAAATGAGGGTCTAGAATGGAATTTCCTCAACACGCCCTTCtcgctgccccccgccccccccctcccagtGACGGCCCGGGCCCAGCGCTGGCCTGGCAGGAGCTTCAGAACAAAGGGGCCGTTTTTCTGAGCTTTCCCCGGAGCCCAGCCAGTCTCCCTGGTACAAAAACTCAATAAAAGCGACTCTCATGTTCCCTGGCCCACTTGAAGGCTGTCAGAGAAAGTAAATCAAAGGCTGCCTATTTCTGGCGTTTACTGTGCATACATGTccgtgtgtgtctgcgtgtgtctgcatgtgtctgtggggggaaggagcaggaacgAGGAAGGTAGCAGGCCTGGCCCTCAGAGCGCTACTGTCCCTCAGCAATGTCAAAGCTCATCCCCGCACAGTGGTGGTATCGACTTAATTCAAGACAGCTATCCagtcattttgcaaatgaggatgaCAGGCCTTCAGAGCTCAGATGTGAACTGTTCAGTGTCTCCTTCCTTTGACAAGATAGGAGACCGCCACACCCCTATGGTGGTCCCTTGTCTCAGAAGATGGCTGCCGTggactcttccctcctcctttgcACGCTCCCCTCCCTCAGTGGAGAGGCCGAGTGTGCTTCTTTTCCTCCTCGAGCCCAGCTAGCTTCCAAGAAGACAGgcagtttctctttcttctcccttttgtcCCAGCGGGCGTGCTGCAAGGAAGTCCGAGAAGCCACATGCAAAGTCCAAACGGAAGACAACCGAGGCCCCAGGACCACCGCCGCAGCTGAGCACCAGCCGCCAGCGCCGCCAGCTGCTTGCGGAGGCCTCTCTGCTATAGAGCCTTGGATCACTGGTCTGCGGCAGCCGCTGCTTGGAGCAGATAAGAGCTGCTGGGCCCGCGCTTAGCTGTTGCGTtcctgcagcttttttttttttttttgcatttttctgaagtgagaaacgggtgacagcgagacagactcccacatgcaggggacagggatccacccgacagggatccacccggcatgcccaccaggagacgattctctgtctctgcccgtctggggtgttgccccattgcaaccggagccattctagcacctgaggcagaggccatggagccatcctcagcacccaggccaactttgctccaatggagccttggctgtgggaggggaagagagagatagagagaggagagagagggagagagagagagaaagagagagatagagagaggaaaaggggaagggtggagaaacagatgggcgcttctcttgtgtgccctggccgggaatcaaacctgggacaactacacgctgggctgaaaccctaccactgagccaactggccagggcctcctgcagCTTCTTTCTTCTTGCACAGTCCTGTAAAGAAGATACGATTAGTACTATGCCCACTGTGTAGACAAGGGGAAGAGATGGAAGAGGTTAACCAAACCATGGAGGACCACACAGCTAGGGAGTGGAGAGGTCATGAGAGCACAGGGTATGTCCTGGCATTGGTGTAGATCCCAATTTGGCAGGAATCAGGGACATTAATTAGGAAGTTGTGTAATATTAAAATAGGAAGACAGATGGGTTGGGGTCGAAATAAGGAGGGACCTGCGTGCCAAGATATGAAGTTGACACTTTATTTAATAATGGCCATttaagccctagctggatagcttggttggttagagcatcatcccgatgtgcaaaggttgtgggttcaatccccagtgaaaTACCATGGGGTCATTGAAAACTGACCCCATGGGGGtcagttctgtctctctctctctctctctctcccttcttctctctctaaaataagaactaaatacattaaaaaaataatagtgaccATTGAAAAGTTTTGCATAGAAGTgacaagataaaaataacagATGGTTGATTGTAGGATAGTTTGAAGGGGCAAGAGGCTGTAAGCAGATGGTCCAGCCAAGAGACCGAGTTGTTCTGGAGGAGTGACGGGGTGGAGGGTGGCTGCCAAGGTGCCCGCAATGGGAACAGAGAGACGTCCGGACCTTTAAAAACCCCATTGTAGCCAGTGGTTCCAAAACATTCTAATCTGAGTGTCCTAAAGAAGAACGCTTTAGGGTAACCCCCGAAGAGATTGGTGAGGCAGAAAGACGTTCCCTTGGGGAGAGAAGTACATTTTTTACACTCGTATAGTGACTTGTggaaatggaacagaattgaggaAGATGATTTTAGTTTTAGATATGCTGAAACTAAAGAGCTGACAAAGAACGAAGATGTGGAAATCATGGCCCTGACCTTGAGCCATTCATCATCcgcattctccctctctctctctctctctcacacttatATATACAATGACATGTACATACACATGTGTACCCATGAGACACACTCAACCATACATATATGCTAGTGAGCAAGTAAAAGTAGTACATAgtaaatcacaataaaataataaatcataacaAAATAACAAGGAGAATTAACTGACAAAGCATCTGGTTCTGAGAACAAATGCTACATGGCCCCAGAGCACCCAAAGGAGTTACAGGAGAACCAGAGGAAGGACCCTCAGTAAGACACACTTGAGGACAAATGTCCCAAGGCGTGGAGGGACtgtgggaaaaaaacaaagattatCATAGCCAGTACACATTCTTTGTGAAAATTCAGTTTTCACTGACCCCATGGTAGTTCATCTCATGAGTAGCCACAATTTATTCAACAGCCCCTGTAAGCTTTGCACGTTTATGAGGTTGACAGTCTTGGCTATACTAAAGAACGCTCAAAGGAAAGCCTCTGTACATAAATTCTTTTGCATGCATGTGATTGTTCTTTGAAGATACattcctagaaatggaattaGTGGGCCGAAGggtgatgatttaaaaatattcctgaTACTTGTGGCCAAAGAGCCTATTAAAAAAACTGCCAATTCCACAAGCCAGCCCCGAGTGGGCGGTGGCGCTGGCGGCGGCTGGGGCGCACAGTACGTAGCGCACGGCGATGGCCCCGTGGCTGCAGCTCTGCTCTGTCTTCTTCACTGTCAACGCCTGTCTAAACGGCTCGCAGCTGGCGGTGGCCGTgggtggctccagcagagcgCGGGGCGCTGACACCTGTGGCTGGAGGTGTTTTTCAGGAATCCTCAGCAGAGAAGGAACTGCGAAGGGGGGGGAGTGGGGCCAGCTAGCAGAAATAGTGGGCTGCACAACATCACCTTCAGATATGACAACTGTACCACATACTTGAACCCCGTGGGGAAGCACGTGATTGCTGATGCCCAGAACATCACCATCAGCCAGTACGCTTGCCATGACCAAGTGGCAGTCATTGTTCTTTGGTCCCCAGGGACCCTCGGCATCGAATTCCTAAAAGGATTTCGGGTAATACTGGGGGAGCTGAAGTCAGAGGGAAGACAGTGCCAGCAACTGATTCTAAAGGACCCAAAGCAGCTCAACAGTAGCTTCAAAAGAACTGGAATGGAATCTCAACCTTTCCTGAAGTTTGAGACAGATTACTTTGTAAAGATTGTCCCTTTTCCTTccattaaaaatgaaagcaattatCACCCTTTCTTTTTCAGAACCCGAGCCTGTGACCTGTTGTTACAGCTGGACAACCTGGCCTGTAAACCCTTCTGGAAGCCTCGGAACCTGAATATCACCCAGCAGGGTTCAGATATGCAGGTGTCCTTTGACCACGCACCACACACCTTTGGCTTCCGTTTCTTCTATCTTCATTGCAAGCTCAAGCATGAGGGACCCTTCAAGAGAAAGACCTGTAAACAGGAGCAAAATACAGAAACAACCAGCTGCCTCCTTCAAAATGTATCTCCAGGGGATTATATAATTGAGTTGGTGGATGACACTAATATGACCAGAAAAGTGGTGCATTATGCCTTAAAGCCAGTGCATTCCCCGTGGGCTGGGCCCATCAGAGCTGTGGCCATCACGGTGCCACTGGTCGTCATATCGGCATTTGCAACCCTCTTCACCGTGATGTGCTGCAAGAAGCAACACgaaaatatatattcacatttaGATGAAGAGAGTTCTGAGTCCTCTACCTACACCACAACACTCCCCAGAGAGAGGCTCCGGCCTAAGGTCTTCCTTTGCTATTCCAGTAAAGATGGCCAGAATCACATGAACGTCGTCCAGTGTTTTGCCTACTTTCTCCAGGACTTCTGTGGCTGTGAGGTGGCTCTGGACCTGTGGGAAGACTTCAGCCTCTGCAGAGAAGGGCAGAGAGAATGGGTCATCCAGAAGATCCATGAGTCCCAGTTCATCACTGTGGTCTGTTCCAAAGGCATGAAGTATTTTGTGGACAAGAAGAACTACAAACACAAAGGAGGCCGAGGCTCAGGGAAAGGGGAGCTCTTTCTGGTGGCCGTGTCGGCCATCGCCGAAAAGCTCCGCCAGGCCAAGCAGAGCTCGTCGGCGTCGCTCAGCAAGTTCATTGCTGTCGACTTTGATTACTCCCGCGAGGGAGACGTTCCCCGTGTCCTGGACCTGAGCACCAAGTACAAGCTCATGGACAACCTGCCCCAGCTCTGCTCCCACCTGCACTCGCAAGACCACAGCCCCCAGGGCCGCCCCCCGGACACGGCGGCCGGAGGAACTACTTCCGGAGCAAGTCGGCGCTCCCTGTACGTCGCCATTTGCAACATGCACCAGTTTATCCACGAGGAGCCGGACTGGGTTGAGAGGCAGTTCGTCCCcttctgccctcccccaccccgccggGAGCCAGTCCTGGAGAAGTTTGGCTCCGGCTTGGTTCTCAATGACGTCCTGGGCAAGCCAGGGCCTGAGAGTGACTTCTGCCTCAAGGCCGAGGCCGCAGGACCGCCGGCCGCTTGCCCTCGGAGGGAGCACCGCTCAGCCCCGACGAGGACGCGGAGTCCGGGCCCAGGGCCGCTGCCCTGCAGCCCCTGCGGCATGCGGTGAAAGCTGGCAGCACCTCGGGCATGCCGCGGGACTCGGGCATCTACGACTCCTCCGTGCCCTCCTCCGAGCTGTCTGCCCCTGATGGACGCGCTCTCGGCAGACCAGACAGAAACGGCCTCGCTGAGCGGCAGCGTGTCATCCTCCTCAGGCCTGGGTGAGCAGGATCCTCCTGCGCTTCCATCCACGCTCCTCACCTCTGGGGTGTATAAAGCAGAACCTGGTTGCTGCAGCTACACTGGTGAACTCCACGCGGTCGCCCCTTTGTAGCGAAATGGAAGAGTCTAAGCATTGCCACTTGAGCTGCTGCCTCTCTCTGGTTCCCCAGCTCATCTCTCTGGGTGTGTAGCCCACTGGCAGCTGAGATCTCCTACGAAGATGTTTGGAGTGAAATTCGTGCCAGTACTTGTTCTCCTAGCCCCTAACCTCTAAAATATCCTGTTAAAGACGCCAATTTTCTAAAACCATATGGAGCTCTGAAAGGCATGTCCATAAGATCTGACAGCAGCTTGCCATGTTAGGTCAGCCCTTGGATTAGAGCCAGTACTGGGGGGTAGGGAGGCAACAtgtaaagagaaacaggaaaataccTGCACTGGTCGTTCAGACTTAATTTAACTCTGCAAACTTTGCCTATTCACTGTTGTTGGCTACTTTGATTTGAAATGCAGTGTAGAAAAAGCACTTCTAATGCTGTTACAACCACAGAAATCAAGTATCAGTCTATCTGGAATCCATGCCATTACAGATgatatttctgtccttttttggTGGGGAACTTACGATGCCATGGGTATTAAAAAGGTCAAGAAGGTGACTATATATAATCACCTGTCATAAAACTAGTCttcgtgccctggccggttggctcagcggtagagcgtcggcctagcgtgcggaggacccgggttcgattcccggccagggcacacaggagaagcgcccatttgcttctccacccctccgccgcgctttcctctctgcctctctcttcccctcccgcagccaaggctccattggagcaaggatggcccgggcgctggggatggctccttggcctctgcctcaggcgctagagtggctctggtctcaacatggcgacgcccaggatgggcagagcatcgtcccctggtgggcagagcgtcgcccctggtgggcgtgccgggtggatcccggttgggcacatgcgggagtctgtctgactgtctctccctgtttccagcttcagaaaaatgaaaaaaaaaaaaaaaaaaaaccaaacaaaaaaaaactagtctTCGTGTATTAGTAGGTAGCATGGCCCGCTGAGGTGGGGGTAGCAGGGCCAGGATGACCACCTAAACTATTCTTTTGGAGGTAGGTTGGTCAGCATGCAAAGACAACAGAGCTCAACACCCAGGACCACCTCTTGGTCTGAATAGACATCATGCACAGGCCAGATCTGCCCGCCAAACTTTCCTGGGCTACATTTACTGTGCCATATCTCAGATGTTGctgcctggaattttatttttaagagactgGTACACAACTGGGCTGTAGTACTGGAAGTTGCAGTTCATGTGTCATTTGGCCTCTGGTCTAAAGTTTTGTCTAGAATATTTGGGGGCAGAATCCATTGTAATATGGCAGTGTGTGGAGGTGGTGGCCAATCTACTGAACTGATTTTGACTAATGACAAACCTCTTTTTAAGAAGGTGAAAAGGAGGGAAATGTCCCAAAGATGAATGTGCTCTTCAAATACTGTCTAAAGAAGACATGGGACCTGAAATCATGAAATTCTTGAATCTTCATGTATCCCTCCTCACAGCCCAGTCTGTGCGTCACCTTTCACTCTGTGTTTCTGTTGTACTTACCCAGTGAAAGATTTGTCTCTTGTGCCCCATCCTACCAAAAACAGTTATTTAGAGTTTAGGAggaaagaatttctttaaaaagaaaaagtaaatgttctgtttttatggaaaaaaaaaaccaaacaactgcCAATTCATGCTTCGTCCAGCAGTAAAGGGGCCCATCCCACTTGTTACAACGGGTGAAAAGTGGACAAAAAGCTGCATATGCTGTAGAACTTCTTTGTAAATTATGTGAAAATAGATGAGAACATAACCCAATATGTTAACATAGTGCCCTAACTGGGTGTTTGAGGGTTACGGGTGATCTCATTGTCTTCTTTatacttttgtatattttatacatttcctaaatcaggggtccccaacctttttacacagggggccagttcactgtccctcagaccactggagggccggactataaaaaaactatgaacaaatccctatgcacactgcacatattttattttaaagtaaaaaaacaaaacaggaacaaatacaatatttaaaataaagaacaagtaaatttaaatcaacaaactgaccagtatttcaatgggaactatgctcctctcaccaccaatgaaagaggtgccccttccggaagtgcggtgggggccggataaatggcctcagggggccgcatgcggcccgcgggctgtagtttggggactcctgtcctAAATAGTATGTGTAttacttttcaaattaaaaaaaaaaagatttatttattttattttatttattttttttttttaaaagattttatttattaatttttagagaagagagagagagaagtagggaaggagcaggaagcatcaactcccatatgtgccttgaccaagaaagcccagggttttgaaccagcgacctcagcattccaggttgacggtttatccactgcgccaccacaggtcaggcccagatttattgattttagagagaggagacacagagagagagagaaggcgggaggggcgaggagtgggaagcatcaactcaagagTTGTTTCTTGTGTACACCTTGACTGGgccagcctggggtttcgaaccagtgacctcagcgttccacgtcaaaggtttatccactgcgccaccataggccaaGCTATGtgtattacttaaaaaaaaattctttgagcAGGAAAATATGGCAGGAGAAGTGCTTTGCTCAAGTTAAACTGTGCTGTTGTTCCAGGTCTGTGATGGACACTCATCCCGGACTCGCCCCACGCCCTGCTGGGCCTCAGCTCGCTCACCTGGGAACTGCAGCTGCTTCTCAGTGCCCGAGCTCATTACAATTACCAGGGACTTTAaaacatacccccccccccccagtcccacTCTACACTAATGGAATTCGCATTGGGAGGCATGGATGGAGCCTGGAAACGAGTGTTTTAAAAAGTGACCCGTGTGCCCTAAGGTGCAGTTTGGATGAGCCCCTGAACCAAAGGACCTAAGGGAGGCGGTAGGGCCAGTAGTCAGGACCACCATctcagccgcctggcctgtgcaggttcgcattggattcagacagttggtaagaaatcaatggaaccaagaactggtgggccattttcctttaatcctagctcgcatccggcgggcgagaaaatacacacagcaggaaaacacttccctttctattcaaggctcccaaagccactggtcattcgagtttcctagaatcaaaggcttccacctcaccagtcttattcacctgttccccatctccttctcctccagaaactggcttctccttcccccattctgccattttggctgcctcctcccctccacgtggcctctctctctcctgctgccTCATGGGCCCTGCTTTCTTCAAGAACGTGGCCACTCTccctaaaatggcctcctagctcctccttttaaaaacttttggtgtgaaagccctccctcaacacacat
Coding sequences within it:
- the LOC136383163 gene encoding LOW QUALITY PROTEIN: interleukin-17 receptor D-like (The sequence of the model RefSeq protein was modified relative to this genomic sequence to represent the inferred CDS: inserted 6 bases in 4 codons): MAPWLQLCSVFFTVNACLNGSQLAVAVGGSSRARGADTCGWRWGGVGPASRNSGLHNITFRYDNCTTYLNPVGKHVIADAQNITISQYACHDQVAVIVLWSPGTLGIEFLKGFRVILGELKSEGRQCQQLILKDPKQLNSSFKRTGMESQPFLKFETDYFVKIVPFPSIKNESNYHPFFFRTRACDLLLQLDNLACKPFWKPRNLNITQQGSDMQVSFDHAPHTFGFRFFYLHCKLKHEGPFKRKTCKQEQNTETTSCLLQNVSPGDYIIELVDDTNMTRKVVHYALKPVHSPWAGPIRAVAITVPLVVISAFATLFTVMCCKKQHENIYSHLDEESSESSTYTTTLPRERLRPKVFLCYSSKDGQNHMNVVQCFAYFLQDFCGCEVALDLWEDFSLCREGQREWVIQKIHESQFITVVCSKGMKYFVDKKNYKHKGGRGSGKGELFLVAVSAIAEKLRQAKQSSSASLSKFIAVDFDYSREGDVPRVLDLSTKYKLMDNLPQLCSHLHSQDHSXPGPPPGHGGRRNYFRSKSXRSLYVAICNMHQFIHEEPDWVERQFVPFCPPPPRREPVLEKFGSGLVLNDVLGKPGPESDFCLKAEAAGPPAACPRREHRSAXDEDAESGPRAAALQPLRHAVKAGSTSGMPRDSGIYDSSVPSSELXLPLMDALSADQTETASLSGSVSSSSGLGEQDPPALPSTLLTSGVYKAEPGCCSYTGELHAVAPL